ACAGGATGGATAGTGCTACTTTGTATTTCTATTTTGATGAGAATTCTGCTGTTGTTGAATTATCAAAAAATAGAGATGGGGACATTAGGCCGTTGGAAAGGCTATTTCATTACTTCATCTTTTTTCTCCGGTGTCATTTGGGGTATTGGGGGGCTTTTAATTGAAATATATATGGAGGAGATGCATCACGGGCTTGAAGTGTTCATTCTCGGTGGAATGGCAGTTGCTGCTATTCCTTCAAACACGCCAATACGCTGGAACTACCCGGCATTTATTGTACCGATGCTTTCTATAGTGACCATTTATTTCTTTTTACAAAACGATATCTCCCACTTTCTCCTGGCTATAATGACTATTTCCTTCATGATAATTATGAGTATTTTTTCAGTGAATTTCAGACAACTTCAGTTTGATAAGGATATCTTGATCTCATTAGCTAAACAGGCTCTGGATCAATTGTATAGTTCTGAACAACGTTTGAAAGACATAGCATCCAGTATGGGGGAAGGGTTGTTTGTTGTGGATGGTAATGGAAAATTGCGTATGCTGAATCCGGCAGGGGAACGACTGTTGGGGTGGAGTTTTGATGAATTGAAAAAGGTAGATATGCATCATGAAATTCACCATCATGTAGCAGACACATCTAATGATTGTCTTGTTAAAAAAGCGTATCTATATGGGGAATCCTGTCATTCGGATGAGGACTTTTTTAAACGTAAGAACGGTGAGATATTTCCTGTTTCCTTGACAGCTACTCCTATTCTTACTGAAGAGGGAAGAAGTGGAGCGGTCATTGTTTTTAGAGATATTACGGTGCAAAAAAAGATGCAAGAAGAGTTGACTTCTTTGGCACTTCATGATGCGTTGACAGGATTGTATAATCGTGGAAGCTTTGATGAAAAATTGGAAAATGAACTCAAACGTTCTCAACGTTATCATAGAAATATATCTCTGATGATGCTTGATATAGATTTTTTCAAAAAAGTTAACGATACCTACGGTCATCAGGCCGGTGATGAAATATTGAAAAGTGTTGCAGAAATTATCTCGGATTCAGTACGAAACAGTGATTACACTGCACGCTATGGTGGTGAAGAGTTTGTTGTGATATTGCCTGAGACCGCAGCAGAGGAAGCCATTGAATTGGCTGAAAGAATACGAATGATCATCAAAGAAAAAGAGTTTAAAGTATCTGAAAACGATACGATCCATTTAACGATAAGTATAGGCATAGGAAGTGGTTTACAAGGGATATCAGCAGAGCATTTAATCAAGGCTGCGGACACTGCGGTATATGAGGCAAAAGAGCATGGACGTAATCAAGTGAGATATAGTGAAATAGTTAAATAATTCAAAGGATATTACTATTTGATGGGCTCAATATGACATAAAAATGACCAAACTCTATTATATAAAATATTAAACTGTTTTAGTTAGATGCCAAAAGTTATGAATAAAAAACTATTATTTATGATAAGCCGTAAAACATCTATTCTTCTTTCAACGGGAAATAATTGTGATTGTTTTTATTTCAGCTATGCTTATATCCATCAGGAAAAAATGTATAATCAAAAATATATATGGTAATCAGTTTCTATCCGCTAAATGTACCTTAGATATTTCTATACAAATAGAAAGAATCAAAGCACTTATAACAAAGATATATAGTGAATGTGCTCAAGTTTTAATGAAAAACCTATAAAGTTATATATCTTTTATAAGGTTTATATTTTAGGCTGATTGCTTTTTACTCTCTTCGATCGCCAGTAAAACACCATCCCAAAACTTTATTCTGGCTTTGATGGCAAGGAGTGCAGCTTCTTCGGCTTCTGCAATTTTTTCTTCATCTCCTTCACATAACAGGTCCAGCATACGTAAAGACATGGGTCCGTGATGATCTCCGTCAAGTTCTATATGACGATCCAGATAATAGTGAAATACTGCTGCTTCTTCTCGTGAAATTTGCATTTTATCAAGCAGTGCACGGAACATTTCGGGGATAATATGTTCTCTACCCAAAGCAAAGGCCGCAGCGATCACATGAGGTTTATCGCTGTGGATGAAGTCAAATGTTGTTTCCATGAATGTTTTGGCAGGAGAGGGTATTTCAATGGTGTTTAGTGCAGTTTCCAAAGAGTCTGATGTGACTTTGTCTATAAACGCGTTAATACGTGCACTGCTTCCTTTTTTTACCTCTTCCATGGCCGATCTGTAAAGATTAAAATGACTGGTGTAAGTGGGGGTGCCATCTTCTAAAGGTATACCCTCATCTGATTCTTCTTCGAGCACAATGTCATTGATAAAACGCTGTACCTGTGCATCACCTTGAGGAAGCCATGGTGTGCGTGCCGGTGCAATCTCGTTTTGCAGGTATTTAACCAAGGACATAAAATCCCAAACCGAATAGATATGATGTTGCATGAAGATCGTGAGATCATCCATATCTGTAACTGCTGCATACACCGGGTGGGTGGCAAGCTCTTTTCTTAGGCGTTTTACATTGTCAAGTGGGAAAGTTGTCATAGGTTATACTCTTTGTTTTTTTCTTAAAAGTAGTCTAACCAAAATATATAAATTTTGCTAGTCTTATCCCAAAGTCACAGCATACGTGAAGGATATGCTACTTTAAGACTCGAAAATTACTTAATGATCCTTTTTATCGCTTCAGAGCAAACGGTCAGACCGACAGCCCCAGTAACAGCTACACACGAACCTTTCTCTTTACACTTATCTTCTTCGGGAGAAAATACGACAGTAAAGTTTCGGTCAAATTTGACTTTTTTGAGTTCGTTGCGTATTTTTCTTGCAAGTGCATCACCATGGGTTTTCCAAATGGAAGTGACTTCGATCTTGTTGGTATCGTAACGTTTGGCTGAACCCAGTGCCATGATGAGCTTTTTGTAACATTTTTTGGCTACTTCTATCTTGACCTTGGTCGTATCTGCAGCATCTATGACAATGTCATAAGGTTCAAAATCAAATTCTTTGACCCAGGCTACGGTCATATGTTGATGGATGGTCTTGATACCGGGGTAGAGATCTTTCAAGCGGTCCACTTTTATCATTCCTACAGCTTCTGAGCCTATCTGTCTGTTCTGGTTGGTCTCATCATAGACATCATAGTCCAAGATCGTAATGTCACTGACACCTGAACGGTAGAGACAGTCAAGTGCATAAGAACCTACACCGCCAACACCCAGAATAAGGATCTTTGCTTCTTGTAACTTTTCAAAGTCCTCATCTCCAAAGAGCATACGGCAACGTTGGAATCTCATAGCCACGCATCCAAAGAATGGATATCGTCATAGCTTGTCATGTCCAGTTGTACAGGCGTGATAGAAACATACCCATCGTTGATCGCTTCAAAATCCGTGACATGACCTTGTGTTTCCATCCAGCCTAAAGCAGGCAGACCTATCCAGTAGTACTCTTTACCCCGTGGGTTATGATGCACTTCGGCATGATGTGTATAGAGACGGTTTCCTGCACGTGTCACTTTGAAACCTTTACATTCGGAGCTTGGGATAGAGGGAATGTTGACATTTAAAAATCTGCGAGAAGGCAGGGGAAACTCATCGGCAAATATTTTTTTAACAAGGGTGACAATACTCTCTTTTGCAAGCTCATACCCAAGTTCATTAATGCTTGCACCACGATCTCTGTAGACCTGTGAGACGGCAATCGCAGGAATACCTTGAAGTACGGCTTCCATTGCACCGGATGCTGTACCGGAGTATGTAATGTCTTCACCCATATTTGCACCTATATTGATACCTGAGATGACTATATCAGGCCGTTTCTCTTTCGTAAAAACCTTATTGAGTGCGAGAAACACACAGTCCGTAGGTGTCCCGTCATCCAGCTTGTAAAAATCCTCTTCGATCTCTACAAAATTGAGAGGTCTGGTCAATGTCAGTGAGTGTCCGCATGCTGATTTCTCTGTGGTGGGTGCTACAACGATGACATGACCCAAAGGTTTGAGTGCTTCAACCAGTGCCAAAAGTCCTTCAGATTCGAATCCGTCATCATTGGTGACTAATATTTGTTTCATACTACATACTTTATTGGATTATTTTACCGCTATTATAACCTTTTTGGTATAATACCTACAATTATAAATCAATTCATGATAAAAAAAGGACCATGCGTGCAAAAAGAGCCGATGTTAAAAGTAACGTACAACAAACTTTCAGAAGAACTTGAACAGTTGAAATCTGTAGAGAGAGGCACTATAGCCAAAGTGATAGATGAAGCAAGAGAACTCGGTGATCTTAAGGAAAATGCGGAGTATCATGCTGCCAAAGACAAACAAGGTTTGATGGAAGCACGTATTGCAGAACTCACAGATATCGTAGGCCGTGCACAGGTTGTTGATCCTTCTACATTAGCTCATACCAGAGTGAGTTTTGGATCAACCGTAGAATTGACAGATCAAGATACAGGTGAAGAGATACACTATACTATAGTGGGGGGTACAGAATCAAACCCTGCTAAAGGCTTGATCTCTTTTCAGTCTCCTATGGCTCGTGCACTGATAGGAAAAGAGGAGGGGGATGAAGTTTCTCTTGTACTTCCTAGCGGTAAAAAAACATATGATATCGAAGAGATCTCTTATAAAGAGATCAACCTTGATTAAGAAGGTAGAGATATGGTAAAAGTCGGTGTTGTAGGAGCCAGTGGATATACAGGGCTGGAACTGGTGAAAATGTTGGTGACCCATAATGGGTTTCAGCTGACCTATCTTGCCACAACCCAGGGAGATACGATGATAGAAACACTGCATCCCTCTCTGGTAGATGTAATCAGTTTGCCTGTAGAAAAGGCAGATGTAGCCTCTGTGGCTGAACGCTGTGAACTTGTTTTTCTTGCCCTTCCTCACAAAGCCTCTATGGGCTTTGCAAAAGCGCTTTTGGATAAAGGGGTAAAAGTCGTTGATCTCTCTGCTGATTATCGTTTAGAGCTTGATACGTATGAAGCACACTACTGTGCTCATGAAGATAAAGAGCATTTAGGTGATGCTACCTATGCACTGATCGAATACTATAGAGAAGAGTTGAAGGGAACGAACCTTGCTGCCGGACCAGGCTGTTATCCTACTGCAACACTGCTTGGTATTTTACCGTTCATACCGTATCTTGATACTTCTGCGCCTCTTTTTGTCGATGCAAAGTCCGGTGTGAGCGGTGCAGGTAAAACATTGAGTGAGACTGCACATTTTGTGACGATCAACGATAATATCTTTGCCTACAATCCACTTAAACACCGTCATGCACCCGAAATCGCAGAGAAGATAGAGAAGGTACACGGTGCTAAAATAAATGTCAATTTTGTGCCTCATCTTATCCCTGCGACACGGGGTGAGTTGGTCTCTGTTTATGCAACGTTAAAAGAAGATATTGATCCGCTTGAAGTGTTGAAAAAACATTATACGAATGACCCGTTCATCCGCATCAGAGAGACACCGGTCGATATTAAAAGTACGGCGGGGACACATTTTTGTGACATCTTTGCAGCCAAAAACGGCAATGCACTTTTTGTCTCTTCTGCCATAGACAACCTCTTGCGTGGTGCAAGTTCTCAGGCACTTGTGGCTGCGAACCTGATGTGCGGATATGATGAAGGTATGGGGATACCAACGATCGCCTATATCCCATAGAAATTATTATTTTATTATAGTTTAGATTTCTTTCCTACTTTTCTAGAAAAGTAGGCAAAAGTCGTCACGGTTCTCGAATCGCTTCGCTTGCAAGGGCGTTCACCGTGACAAGAAAGAGCGATGATTGGAGAATAGATGTTTGAGATCAAAGAGCAGGCAATTTTTATTGCCGACTCACATTACCCTCATCATGGAGATGAATTTTTAGTTTTACTGAAGAAGCTGGAGGGCGGAGAAGTGCAAACGCCTCAGCTCTTTTTGATGGGTGACAACTTTGATCTGCTCTTTGGACATAATGACTACATACAGACTTTTTCAAAAGAAGCCATAGTTCTTTTACAGACGCTTTCACAAAAACTTGACATACACTACTTTGAAGGAAACCATGATTTTTGCCTCAAAGATGTTTTCCCTGATATCCATGTGTACAGTAGAGAAGAACAGCCTGTAATGTTTCATCTGGACGAAAAAAAGATTGCGGTCTCTCATGGTGACAAATATGCTACAGGATTTGGTTATGATCTCTATTGTCAAATTTTACGTAATGAAAAGACACTGAGGATCCTGAAACCTTTTGAAAAGGCTATCATCGATCATCGTATGAAAAAGTTGTCAAAAAAACATATCTGTTTTCACTTTGAGGGCTTTGAAAAAAGGGTGGAAGAGATATTGGCACACTACAGTGAAGCAGACCTTGTGATCGAAGGCCATTTTCATCAGTGTAAGACCGTAGGTAAATATATCTCGTTGCCCTCATTGGCATGCCAGGGTATGGTAGGTGTCATAGAAGAGGGAGACATGCACTTTAAGACACTTTAATGGTTTATATTGCACTTTTTACTGTGGCCTTTCTCTCTGCTACACTGCTTCCGTTGGGAAGTGAAGGATTACTTCTTTACGATATCTCTCAAAACAACTCACTGATACTCTTATGGATCTTTGCAACACTGGGCAATACACTAGGATCTATGGTGAACTATTGGTTAGGTTTGAAAGGTGAAACCTACCTTGAAAAAAAAGGACACCTTTCAGCCGATAAAATGAAAAAAGCAAGAGGTTTTTTTGACAGGTATGGAGGTTGGACCCTCCTGTTGTCATGGATGCCCATTATCGGGGACCCGTTGACTTTTATCGCGGGGGTTCTACGCTATCAATTCAAGTGGTTTGCGACTATTGTAGCGGTAGCTAAAGGAACACGTTATGCCATCGTCATCTTTTTAGCAAGCAGTTTGTCTGTATAGAAAGAACCGAACGGGATCAGTGACAAGATGGAATAGAGTGCCGTCTCTTTAAAAGTAAATCCAGTTTCTTTTTTTGCTTCAATGATCTGGTAGATGAAAGCAAACACAAGCAGACCATGCAGCATACCTACGACTTTCGTGGCAATGGGATAGCCAAAACTATATTTCATTGGCATAGCGATGAAGATCAGGATGATAAATGATATTCCTTCTATTTTGTTGACCCAACGAAACTTTTGTAATTCAGACATATCGTCTCCTAATTAATATTTTTGTGAGTATATCAGAAGAAGTTTAACAATAATCGTTTTTAAGCTATAATGATTTATCTACAGAAAAAGGGATAAGATGAAAAATGAAGAGAGAAATGTCCAAAACATACCGGAGTATGATTTTGATATCATAGAAATGATCAAAACAGGTTTTAATCGTATAGAAGGTGTCAAAGGAATATTCTTAGCTGCCTTTGTTGTCTATGTTGTTATTGCTGTGGTCGTACAGGTCATATTGGGTACTTTTTTTCCTTCTCCGCCACCGCCTGCAGAACCCAATTATCTGAACCAGATGATCGTTACTATCTTAAGTTACCCGATACTTATGCCGCTTATCGTAGGCGTTATCATGCTTGCCATCCGTTATTCACGCGGAGAGCGTCTGGCGTTTCAATCCATATTTCATTACTATCACCTTACGGGTAGGCTGTCATTGGCTGCGCTGTTCATCTATATTATGACGGTGATAGGTTTTGTATTGCTTATTATTCCTGGGATCTATCTGAGTGTTGCGTACATTTTTACACTGCCGCTTATTGCCGATAAAGGAATGGATATCTGGGAGGCAATGGAGACTTCGCGAAAAGCTGTCACGAAACACTGGTTCAAAGTGTTTGGTCTCTTTTTGTTGCTCAGTATCATCATGACACTGGGTGCATTGGCACTGGGAATCGGCCTTATCTGGGCAGTCCCATTGTTATTTGTGACACTGTATGGATTACTTTATCCCCTGATCTTTGACGGGGTAGAGATCTAAGCGCTGGAACCCTGTTTGAGGCATAAGGATTTTGCAGGGTGTGATCAGCCTATCAGCTGACTACACAGATCAAAACGATTGTGCGTCATCAAATGCACTTTTCCATGGATATCCATCATTTCATCAAAGATGCGTTTCGAAAGTGCAAATCCTACTTCCTGTTCTCTCTCTTCTCCGTCCATCGCTGCAAGGTTCATTTCGTCTATAATGTCTTTCGGTACAGAGATACCGGGGACTTTGTCATCAATGAAGTTGGCTGTTTTGGCCCTTACGATAGGGAACTGGCCCAAGACAAGCTGGGCTTCTTTTGCAGTATCTCGTATGCTCAACGCCTTGGCTTCTTCAAAAAGTGCTAAGAGCTCTTTGGCATTCTCCAGGGTATATACCGGCTGGGTGATGATGGCACGTGCACCGTAATTGAGTTTCTTGATCATACGTTTTTTCAGGCTGTTCATATCTTTCGCGGTCGCATTGCTCACAGCAAACGGATAGATGGGTTTAGGTGCGGGGTTTAACGGCTTATTACTGTAGTCGACCCCTTTGTTGAGGTGGTAGATGATACTCAAAAGCAGGGTTGAGTCACGCTCCAAGACACCTTTCACCTCAGGTTGGTCTGAAAATTTTGCAGGATCTCCGGTCAGTGCGAGTATGCAGCGCAAATCAAAGTCATTGGCTCCAAGAAGCGTGGACTGCAGAGAGAGCTTGTTTTTGTCTCTCATACTCATTGTGGCTATGACAGGCTTTCCAAATGTCTGCTGTACCTTTATGGCAGAGAGTACACCTGACATCTTGAGTTTTGCCAAAGGATTGTCTGTACATGAAAACCCTGTGACCTTGTTTTGCAGATCGTGTTTTTGAATGTCAGCGATGATCCCATCTATGGACGCTCCGTGAGGAGGGTTAATCTCAACCGTGATGAATTTCTTATCGTTACATAGAATGTCGCAAAATTTTTCAAACATGAATATACTCTTTATAGTTATAGTTTAATTAGTTATAATTCTACCTAAATAATGCATAGAGGGTTATTACACAATGACCAAAGCATAATATATTAACAAATATTAATTAGGGATTATGATGAGTAAACTAGCCGTATTTGACTTTGATTCAACACTGATGGATGGCGAGACCATCGACTTTTTGGCTGAACCACTTGGACTTGAAAAGTCTGTAGCAGAGATCACTGAAAGAGCGATGGCAGGGGAGTTGGATTTTTTCAAGTCTCTTGTAGCCAGAGTCTCACTTATAGAAGGTTTGGAAGAAGAGAGAGTAAATGCTATCTGTTCAGAACTTCCTATGATGCCTGGTGCGTTTGAAGTGGTGGCTGGTCTTAAAGAGCGTGGTTATACGGTAGTTTGTTTCTCCGGTGGCTTTAGAAATGCTACAAAGCCTGCTTGTGAGAAACTAGGCATTGACGCAGACTTCTCAAACTTCTTACATTCTGAAAGAGGCATACTTACCGGACAGGTTGGTGGAGAGATGATGCATTCTGATGCCAAAGGTGAAATGATCATACGACTACAAAATCTTTTGGGTGTAAACAGAAAAGATACACTTGTCGTAGGTGACGGGGCCAATGATCTCAGTATGTTCGCCCATGCAGATACACGTGTGGCATTTTGTGCAAAACCTGTACTGAAAAAGGCTGCAACCCATTGTGTAGAGGAGAAAGACCTCACCCAAATACTTCAGATAGTAGACGCGCTGTAATGCAAGACAACAGTTGTAGTAT
The sequence above is drawn from the Sulfurovum sp. TSL1 genome and encodes:
- a CDS encoding diguanylate cyclase; its protein translation is MSTYPNQAQYEQLKQYLDDSKVDTVNIEYQQFLDAGSKLYLIILGNIIIGLLALVLLWSDVPGIILTGWIVLLCISILMRILLLLNYQKIEMGTLGRWKGYFITSSFFSGVIWGIGGLLIEIYMEEMHHGLEVFILGGMAVAAIPSNTPIRWNYPAFIVPMLSIVTIYFFLQNDISHFLLAIMTISFMIIMSIFSVNFRQLQFDKDILISLAKQALDQLYSSEQRLKDIASSMGEGLFVVDGNGKLRMLNPAGERLLGWSFDELKKVDMHHEIHHHVADTSNDCLVKKAYLYGESCHSDEDFFKRKNGEIFPVSLTATPILTEEGRSGAVIVFRDITVQKKMQEELTSLALHDALTGLYNRGSFDEKLENELKRSQRYHRNISLMMLDIDFFKKVNDTYGHQAGDEILKSVAEIISDSVRNSDYTARYGGEEFVVILPETAAEEAIELAERIRMIIKEKEFKVSENDTIHLTISIGIGSGLQGISAEHLIKAADTAVYEAKEHGRNQVRYSEIVK
- a CDS encoding DUF3050 domain-containing protein, giving the protein MTTFPLDNVKRLRKELATHPVYAAVTDMDDLTIFMQHHIYSVWDFMSLVKYLQNEIAPARTPWLPQGDAQVQRFINDIVLEEESDEGIPLEDGTPTYTSHFNLYRSAMEEVKKGSSARINAFIDKVTSDSLETALNTIEIPSPAKTFMETTFDFIHSDKPHVIAAAFALGREHIIPEMFRALLDKMQISREEAAVFHYYLDRHIELDGDHHGPMSLRMLDLLCEGDEEKIAEAEEAALLAIKARIKFWDGVLLAIEESKKQSA
- a CDS encoding ThiF family adenylyltransferase, encoding MRFQRCRMLFGDEDFEKLQEAKILILGVGGVGSYALDCLYRSGVSDITILDYDVYDETNQNRQIGSEAVGMIKVDRLKDLYPGIKTIHQHMTVAWVKEFDFEPYDIVIDAADTTKVKIEVAKKCYKKLIMALGSAKRYDTNKIEVTSIWKTHGDALARKIRNELKKVKFDRNFTVVFSPEEDKCKEKGSCVAVTGAVGLTVCSEAIKRIIK
- the surE gene encoding 5'/3'-nucleotidase SurE; translation: MKQILVTNDDGFESEGLLALVEALKPLGHVIVVAPTTEKSACGHSLTLTRPLNFVEIEEDFYKLDDGTPTDCVFLALNKVFTKEKRPDIVISGINIGANMGEDITYSGTASGAMEAVLQGIPAIAVSQVYRDRGASINELGYELAKESIVTLVKKIFADEFPLPSRRFLNVNIPSIPSSECKGFKVTRAGNRLYTHHAEVHHNPRGKEYYWIGLPALGWMETQGHVTDFEAINDGYVSITPVQLDMTSYDDIHSLDAWL
- the greA gene encoding transcription elongation factor GreA is translated as MQKEPMLKVTYNKLSEELEQLKSVERGTIAKVIDEARELGDLKENAEYHAAKDKQGLMEARIAELTDIVGRAQVVDPSTLAHTRVSFGSTVELTDQDTGEEIHYTIVGGTESNPAKGLISFQSPMARALIGKEEGDEVSLVLPSGKKTYDIEEISYKEINLD
- the argC gene encoding N-acetyl-gamma-glutamyl-phosphate reductase; this encodes MVKVGVVGASGYTGLELVKMLVTHNGFQLTYLATTQGDTMIETLHPSLVDVISLPVEKADVASVAERCELVFLALPHKASMGFAKALLDKGVKVVDLSADYRLELDTYEAHYCAHEDKEHLGDATYALIEYYREELKGTNLAAGPGCYPTATLLGILPFIPYLDTSAPLFVDAKSGVSGAGKTLSETAHFVTINDNIFAYNPLKHRHAPEIAEKIEKVHGAKINVNFVPHLIPATRGELVSVYATLKEDIDPLEVLKKHYTNDPFIRIRETPVDIKSTAGTHFCDIFAAKNGNALFVSSAIDNLLRGASSQALVAANLMCGYDEGMGIPTIAYIP
- a CDS encoding UDP-2,3-diacylglucosamine diphosphatase → MFEIKEQAIFIADSHYPHHGDEFLVLLKKLEGGEVQTPQLFLMGDNFDLLFGHNDYIQTFSKEAIVLLQTLSQKLDIHYFEGNHDFCLKDVFPDIHVYSREEQPVMFHLDEKKIAVSHGDKYATGFGYDLYCQILRNEKTLRILKPFEKAIIDHRMKKLSKKHICFHFEGFEKRVEEILAHYSEADLVIEGHFHQCKTVGKYISLPSLACQGMVGVIEEGDMHFKTL
- a CDS encoding YqaA family protein, yielding MVYIALFTVAFLSATLLPLGSEGLLLYDISQNNSLILLWIFATLGNTLGSMVNYWLGLKGETYLEKKGHLSADKMKKARGFFDRYGGWTLLLSWMPIIGDPLTFIAGVLRYQFKWFATIVAVAKGTRYAIVIFLASSLSV
- a CDS encoding DUF3817 domain-containing protein: MSELQKFRWVNKIEGISFIILIFIAMPMKYSFGYPIATKVVGMLHGLLVFAFIYQIIEAKKETGFTFKETALYSILSLIPFGSFYTDKLLAKKMTMA
- a CDS encoding DUF975 family protein; protein product: MKNEERNVQNIPEYDFDIIEMIKTGFNRIEGVKGIFLAAFVVYVVIAVVVQVILGTFFPSPPPPAEPNYLNQMIVTILSYPILMPLIVGVIMLAIRYSRGERLAFQSIFHYYHLTGRLSLAALFIYIMTVIGFVLLIIPGIYLSVAYIFTLPLIADKGMDIWEAMETSRKAVTKHWFKVFGLFLLLSIIMTLGALALGIGLIWAVPLLFVTLYGLLYPLIFDGVEI
- a CDS encoding methylenetetrahydrofolate reductase, encoding MFEKFCDILCNDKKFITVEINPPHGASIDGIIADIQKHDLQNKVTGFSCTDNPLAKLKMSGVLSAIKVQQTFGKPVIATMSMRDKNKLSLQSTLLGANDFDLRCILALTGDPAKFSDQPEVKGVLERDSTLLLSIIYHLNKGVDYSNKPLNPAPKPIYPFAVSNATAKDMNSLKKRMIKKLNYGARAIITQPVYTLENAKELLALFEEAKALSIRDTAKEAQLVLGQFPIVRAKTANFIDDKVPGISVPKDIIDEMNLAAMDGEEREQEVGFALSKRIFDEMMDIHGKVHLMTHNRFDLCSQLIG
- the serB gene encoding phosphoserine phosphatase SerB, coding for MSKLAVFDFDSTLMDGETIDFLAEPLGLEKSVAEITERAMAGELDFFKSLVARVSLIEGLEEERVNAICSELPMMPGAFEVVAGLKERGYTVVCFSGGFRNATKPACEKLGIDADFSNFLHSERGILTGQVGGEMMHSDAKGEMIIRLQNLLGVNRKDTLVVGDGANDLSMFAHADTRVAFCAKPVLKKAATHCVEEKDLTQILQIVDAL